DNA from Thunnus maccoyii chromosome 5, fThuMac1.1, whole genome shotgun sequence:
ACAAGGTAGGCCGACATAATGACAGCTCACAACACATTCAGCCAAACACCGCATGGTGGGAGGGCCAGATGACACAATTGTTACAGCATATCAATCTATGATTCATATGTAAACTTAGTGAGAAAATGCTGAGACTCATTGTTCAGTCTTAGTATGACCTTTATGTTAAAAACATTCCATTGTGCTCACTATGTAATTCTCAAGAAACACTACAGCATGCTGTATGACTGTCCACATGATCAGGCCACCACAgggaaacagtgaaaacaggaaTAACCTTACGTAAGTTGGCCTGGGATCAGTGAACCCTGTACCTCGTTCCTCTTTTATTTGAGCTGAGTAAATCATTccacacagataaaacaagaaacagaggttccttctctctgctgctgtaaatcaTGCAGGAAATTTAATTCCCAAATGCATGATTTGTGAGAAAAGTGAAACTACTCCTCTATGCAGAGCTGGGTAACATGTTTCTTACATTTAGGGTGTTTAATACAGGTCAGTGTCCTGCATGTGGTGTCAATTGGAATAGCTCATACTGCCCTCTTCAGCTCCAAACTGACATTGCAGTGACTAGTGACAGTAAAGACAAAAATCAAGGTGATCATCTACATCTACAAGCGTCCAAGAGAGTCACTCATGTTcgtattttttttcttttgtcttctctcCAGTGCCTCCAAAGCCAGCACACCTCCAGAGCCCGGTGACAGAGCTCTCGTCCCCGCTGAGCCACATCCAGAAACCACTGCTTAGATCGGGCatggaggagggaggtggaggaggaggaggaggaggaggaggaggaggaggaggagggggaggaagaggggcTGTGAACCgggagagagccagagagaaacACTCCAAAGTCTCAGACCTCATCAGCCGCTTTGAGGAGAACAGGTAGGGGCTTTTTACTCTTTTCTGGTGTGTGGTTTTCCTTCTTTAAGGTTCACAATTATGGAGAAAATCATGTGAAAATATATGCTGTAAAGAAGAGTTGAAGGATTAGATTTGTGTAAGAAGCTGCTCATTTCATTTGATCCCAATCTGTTTTGTGATATTATTCTGTAAAAGTGGCTCTTGAATATTGCTCTCGCTCGAGAAAATTTAGCTGATTCAAAACATTATCGACCAGCTTAGCAATTTTTGCCATGATAGATTGGTTCTGCTTGAATAACTCCATCCACGCCACTTAATGGCTTTTGTAAAAAAGCGACCTAATTCAGGCTGTTGTAATCGCAGTGACGCCACAAGAAGGCAGAAATGGAAAAGCTTTCTTTCCTAACGTTTCCTACATCAGTTATTTCAAGGAGTAAAAGCAGAAGTGCTTCGATTAAAGTCTTTAGGCCTGACTCATTGATAGTAGTTCAGGCGAGAGCTTTAGACGGCACAAGTGGAGATTAGCCCGTGCTTCACAAGCCAAGCGTTAGCAAGGGGATGAAAGGAGATTTATACAGGCGAGGGGAAACACAGCTCCTCATTCAGTTGTGGGACAGGACTCAGCGTGGTGAGATGAAACCCAGGAGAATGAGGTAGGAGCTCTTTGACCAACTCTTCCATTCTCATCTTCGTTTTCCGCACTTCGATCTTATCGCTGTTGGCTGTGCTTTTACACAAACTCtaaacaaacctttttttaggctttacatctttttttatcaCAAGTAAACTAAGTTTTGATTGTAGCTGCAGCCTTGCTTATGTGAGAGAGGCTCACTGATGGTGGTGAGACAATGGTGCCCTTGTCCTGACTGCTCATACAGTAGatcccaaaaatattcagtctgCAGCAGTAGGCCACTAAAATCTCACTCAGTCTAGAGCTTCAGCCTGTAGCCTCACATTCAATTTCTACTTACTTATTTCTACTTACTTTCTCTGACGTGGGTTTCTGAAAACAGAATTTCTGTATGCAACCTGAATCCCAGGTGTTGTCATCatattttgtaatgtgaaatgAGGTTAATCAGAGGAATCGGGTGTATCTTTTTCATTCAGACTCTGCTGGGCTGTGGGGATTAGCCCTCTAGTGGCCCTGGAACTGAAGAGAAAGGCCTGCAGCTTCCGAGAACTGAATTAGCCTGCTAATATACTAATCTGGTTCACATGGCACTTGGCTGCCTGAAAGGCACCTAGACTGCCACATGGCAAGTGAAGCCGTTCTTAATTCTTGTCTAACTCAGCCTGCAGAGGCTGTTTTAAAACACTGTCATGTGCTGGAACACTTACTGCGCTATTTATATGCAAAGAGGAACTGCTGCATACACCTACACACTACAAagtgaagttgtgtgtgtgtttctgaaaacaGTATTAAATATCTCTCACCTCTACTTATGGTATTATTATTCAGTCTTCCTCTGAGAGGTAAGGGTGATATTGTTTCATGTTCAAACATCTCAGGTGGCCCAAGGCCCAGAAGTGATTCATCTGTAGTGTTTCACCAGCCTGTTGTTGTTCCtctatttttacacatttcctGTTTCTACCGGACATCGAGATGGCGTGCAACAGTGAACGTGACTGAGTATAAGTATCACCTGCTTGGCTGATGTTTTATGGATCAGTAAAGGTTAGATTACAGATATGGTATCTCTTATTTCTTTTCTGCCAGAAATAGTGATGTTCCAAGCGCTAGAAGTTTTTCATAGATCTGATTTGTGGTCAGCTTTACAAAAAGAAACGAGGCTTCGGCAGAACTGAACAGAGATACTATAGCTACTGTAGGTTGCAGCGTACCGTAAGAACGGAGGCTCGGAGGATCCAACACAGGGAAACAGCTGGACTGGCTGCCGGGTACAGGATGTAGAGCAGCTGAATGGTTACATTGtacgtgcatgtgtgagtgtgtatgagatgagtgtgtatttgtgttaatCTAGCTTCCAGCCCTGCGCTGTATTTCAAATTGTCTTGTGCAATCTGTTTTTCCGTTTCATTCATGTTCAAGCAGCGGATGAAAAAGACACAGATTTCCAAATTTTCAAGATATAACACAGCTTttccacgtgtgtgtgtgtgtgtgtatgtgtgtgtgtgtgtgtgtgtgtgtgtgtgtgtgtctggaagGAAGTAGGACAGCATCTATCTCTGGGGAGTAGTGTTGTAGCTCTCGTCCTCCTCCTTtgctcctcctgtcctcctcatTACTGTACCTCCATTCCTTCTctgctttacacacacacacacacacacacgcacacacacacacacacacacacacatacaaacatccTCTGCACTGCACCAGGCTCATAAGACAGAGGGAAGTTTGTACATCtccacagttttatttttaaccctcACACTCACGTGCAAAAGCTCTCCTCTTACCGTTGTGCCCCACACTGCTGCCCCACTGATCACTGTGTCAGCTTGAGCAGCTACTGAACAGACTCTGGTCTTTTTCCCTCCCTTTTCctctacttttttattttttggaagGCTGTTAGTgaactctctctgtgtctctcgtTGTGCTGATCaacttcctcctttcctttttcctctgttcctccagcaacacagagaacaagagagacGTTTCACCGCTAAAGATCAGCAAGTCGTCCAACTGCAGCCCAGCTCACCACGCCTACCAGAAGCAGACAGACACTGGCAGGATTCAGGAGAACCGGTCGGCCGCAGATTTGGGCTCAGCACCGGCCGAGCCACAGGATGCTCGCAAGCCGGCAGCTAACGGGGTGCTAGCACAGATGGAGCAGGACAAGGAGAAGGAGGATAAAAAGGAGGGGAACGATGAAAGTGTGAGGATAGAGACTGCTGGGCTGGTGAATGGAGATATGGGGGACGGGAGCACAGAACAGAGTGATGATCATTCACCTCCACACACAGGCAGGACTGGTACAGAAAGCCACATGGAGAATGAGGACAGTGGAACTAAAACAGAGAGTGAACACAGAAATGAAGAAGGGAGCACAGACCAAAAGGTACGTGCAAGTCTGCTGGTAGATTTTCCACATGTtgactttgctgtgtgtgttaaatCCCCTGTGTCATATATTTATGAGCTGACAGAGCTGAGCTACCTGCTGTCTTGTTGCTCTGAGTCTGCAGTCTCTGATAGATAAACTGTCAGCATTTATTTAAGCTCTGGGCTTTCAGCACAATTAAATTCTCTGAACTAATTCAGCTCCGGGTCACTCTAACATCGTAAGGATAGAGTTACAAGGGGagaagtgtttgtgtatgtgtgtgtgtatctctcaTTCATTACTcgtaagtgagtgtgtgtgtgtgaggggttaTTTTCTGCAAAGGCCAAACAGATGTTGAATACTTGAGCAGCTGAGATTGTGCCTTTGCAACCTCCCCCCGTGGGAGTCTATGGTGCCTGTTGTTGTGTACCGATTATAACTATCTCAAGTTCAGATCACTCTCTGTCTTCTCAGTGTTGAAAACAACCATGCAGTTGGCATGGTATGGAAGAGGAAGAGCAATGAGCTATGCCAAAATAATCTGCACTTCCGATCTCACTAGACACTCTGTGGTTAAATGTTCTTAACCTTTCAGTCATAGTAACACATTGTTTTATTGGTGATGATGACCTGATAAGGTGCTTTGTCAAGTTGAAACTTTGGTGATTGACTTAGTTCTTCATTTTTTGGATGTTAAGCCACTGCATGTTCCAACCAGTCTATTCTAGTAGCCAAACAAGGCATTCAATCAATTCAATCTTTGAGTGGCTTTATTTCAGTTATTGGATTTCTAATCAGATCATTTGTGTGCACTGTTGAACGTCTTTGTGCTGGTTGGTACTACAGCTTCATAAACTCTTCCATTCAAACAGATTAGTGGGAATGTGCCTTTATGTTTGCCTTTTTGAGTGGTGATAGAAGTACTCAGATCACAACCActagtgtaaaaatactccattacaagtaaaagtcctgcatttaaaatcctacttaaaagTACGGTATTCtgagcaaaatgtacttacagtgTCAAAAGTGAAAGTGTGCATTCAGCAGACAAATGTTTCCTTTACTACATTATTATCAGATTGTAGTGTTGCATCAAAGTGTACTATACTGTAAGTGCTGCTGTAGCTGGTCATGGTAGAGCTAGTTTTTACTACCTAACAAGATATATCTTATGAAGTAACATATAAGAGAGGTCCTGAGATGATTAatggaggaggaaagaaggaaaaccAAAGTTCTGGTACACaaatttatattaattattttggctttttttccctaatctttgatttttttttttaaatactgtaacaTTTGACCTCTTTGAGCCTTGAgaagttatttaaatgaaacctcagacatgtgaaatgtgacaaggGGCCTCAACCTGACACTGCTTTTCTGTAAGGAGTCACAAGACAAACATGTTGGGgtccactggtttaatctttagcTATGTATAGTATTCTAAAAACTTAtcttatgcttttttttaatgtataatgttaaatgaaaagtaactagttgatgtgtaaaaagtacaatatttccctctgaattgtGGAGGAGTAGAAGTGTAAAGTAGATTAAAATGGCATTACTCAAGTTAAGTACCTCAGAGGTGTTCTTTAGTACAGTatatgagtaaatgtacttaattactttccaccatttAAAAGTCATGTACTGTTCATGTGAAATTCTACCCTTCAATTGCTTTCAACATATTCTGAAACATAGTAATCTcggaaaataaattcaaatacGGGACAGAACGTTGAACCTTCACCTTGAGAACAATCATTTTACAAAATCTCACCAGAGAATTGGCAACACTTTGGACGTATTGACAAATGAGTAATGTGGAAATGTGAGTCTGATTGTTCTCGAGCCGCTCAGCCACCCACATGTGAGAGGAAGATACAGCTTCTCTGTGGTTATGCATTAATGTGAAATATTCTGCTGCCATGGTCATTATGTCTGTGCCGGTGTCCTGCCAGCTGTCCTGGcatgcaacaaaaacatttcatcacatcACTATGCATGTGGAGTGTTTTGCTGTGTACATTTTGAGGCTTCAGTTGTTGTCTGCCATACTCATGATTGTCTGTCACACAATGCTCGGTTACTCTTTGGATTTGGTGTCATTTCCCTCTCccacattttcatttcctgttctcAAAGCCCCTGCTACACCACAGTCCAGCCTACTATCAGCTCAGtgttaaaacacacaccagtGCTACATGCGGCTGTACGCGGCAACAATGAAACAGCACTTAACACAAGGCTGCACTCAAACGGCAGATGAGCCACTGAGGCGTtaagtacaataaatacacGAGTTGCTATGAACATTTTCTCACTGAAACACAGGAAATGCAACATGTTGCTCATCTTAAAACAACCATTCACTCTTTAGTAGCTCTTTTAAAAAGAGCTGTGAAATCCGTCTTCAAATGAGCTCAGTGAACTGAAGCAAACAGGAACTTGCAGAGGGATGGGAAACTACAGTTGCAAGTGTCAACAATGTGGGTCAAACCAAATATGTGAGCTTCAGACATTTTGTCCTACACTTCTGCATTATTTTGACTCCGTTCTCGGTGTTGAAAAGATCATGAGGCCCCTTTTTCCTTCCAGCCTTAGACATCGGACAATACCAATTACTCATCATTAGACAGGTAGTAGACTGAAACGGTCATTATGCCGACTATGAACCGTATGACCATGCTGCTGACTTTCTAGCTCAACAGAAGATCACTTTTACACCTCACTAGTTCATTAATGATGAGAAGTTACTCAAGATGTCACTTGGCACGCATTTAAAAAGTCCCACTAACATACCCTCTATGTTTTCCCAGGAGACAAATGAACAGAAGCTGTTTAAGATCGCCAGCGAGCTCTTGCAGACAGAGAAGGCCTATGTAGCGCGTCTGAACCTGCTTGACCAGGTGAGGAACTCAGTGATAGCTTCACTTCTCTATTTTGACCAGATCACAGTATCATATCAAGAGTTTGCggacattacatttattatgtAACAGTAGAGAGTCTTTGATGCAGAAATGTGAAGTAAGAAGCAtagtaaaacattttagagCAGAACAGCTTTATGTAAGATTACATTTACTGTGAATTTTCTATCATTTGTCCCTTATCAATCCTATATTGTTTACGACTCTCCAGGAATTCTGTGCTAAGCTAATGGAGGAGGCAAACAAAGGAACATTCCCAGTGGATGTGGTGAAGAACATCTTCTCCAACATCTCCTCCATCAACGCCTTTCACAGCCAGTTCCTGCTTCCAGATTTGGAGAAACGTATGGGAGAATGGTGAGTTTTAACCCCAAAATTAACTAATATGCTAGCATGCTCTCCACATTACCGTTAACAAACTGACACAATACACCGATTAGGGATTCAtcaccctctctccttctctgtagGGAGTCCACACCCCGGATCGGAGACATCCTGCAGAAACTCACACCCTTCCTCAAGATGTACGCAGAGTACGTGAAGAATTTTGACAAGGCCATGGAGGTGCTGAAACAGTGGACCGACCGCTCGCCTCAATTCAAGGCCATCATTCAGGAGATACAGGTACGCTGAGCAAGATGCATGTGCAATATGCAAATGTGCtccaaaacattaaaagtaaagtggAATTCAAGCTTTTTGGCTATTTCCGGGCAGAGTCAAGAGGCTTGCGGCTGCCTGACGCTTCAGCATCACATGTTGGAGCCGGTGCAGAGAGTTCCTCGCTATGAGATGCTGCTTAAAGACTATTTGAAGAAGCTGCCTCAGGACGACCCTGACCGACGAGATGCAGAAAGTGAGTAGAACTACCTAAACTTTTTACTGCAAGGTGTCATCTCTATTTCAGACAAGATATACTTCAAGATGTCACTCCTGgttaagttaaattaattttctttttccagaaTCGTTAGAAATTATTGCCACAGCAGCCACTCACTCCAACAGCGCCATACGAAAATCTGTAAGTATAGACGCTGATTAaaccattttttatttatagatttataataTAGAATCTCTCCATCAAATTAATGTCTGACTAAAATAAATGTCCCGTCCTCATTTAGGAGAATCTAAAGAAACTCTTGGAGATATACGAGATGgtgggtgaggaggaggacatCGTTAACCCCTCTAATGAGTTCATCAAAGAGGGCCACATCCTGAAGCTGGCAGCCAGGAACACCTCCGCTATGGAGCGATATCTCTTTCTGGTAAGAGAAACTGTCTctcacaacacaaaaacacattcttaTGTAGTGAATGTGGTGAAGGACACCGCAGACAAATATGCTGAAGCAAGACTTCGCCTGCACAAGTCAAATTGAAACAAGTAAATCATTTCATGCCAGGAACACCTCTGTGTAAGGATACATCGGGGGCACATGTACAAATCTCTCAATTACCGATATTGCCAGATGATGTAATTATGCTCTGGCTGTTTCTGATTAGTTTCAGACTGGATGTCTCCCATTTGCAGGATATCTGCAAATCTGCATATCTGCAGACTGCCGCCCTTGACTTGTTTCTTTTTCCGCCAGTTCAACAACATGCTGTTGTACTGCGTGCCCAAATTCAGCCTGGGAGGGCCCAAGTACACAGTGAGGACACGGATCGGCATCGACGGCATGAAGGTCGTGGAAACAACCAATGAGGACTACCCTCATACCTTCCAGGTGTCAGGGAAGGAGAGGATGCTGGAGCTACAAGCCAGGtacattttacacagaaattTCACACACAATACACTAAGTTTGATAGTcattacaaaaatgtaattaaaagaatACACAAATTGCTGAATAAAAATCATCCTTTCAACAGTCCCAACTGTTGAAGTTTTATTGCAAACCCTGTAAAAAGGTGCAAATAAATCTCAGACACTCCCATAATTGTATGTAATTTCTACCCCATACATTATAATTTCACTTATATATGGGAGACCACCTAAATGAGCACACCCAAGGTTCATATTTCAATCCTGTACATCTCTAAATAAAGTCTGCAACCACAGCTAACTGCTATGTTGGTGTGACTTGAGATTCTCACTGTTTTTAATTCTTCTGGCTTTATTTTTCCCTTTCAGCTCAGAACAGGACAAGGCAGACTGGATAAAGGTacacacagtactgtacaaTCACAGTAAACCTCcgattgcttgttttgttgaaTGATGTTTCTTTGAAACTAATTTAAAGTGAGTCAGAcataatttgatgtttttatccTTCAGGCTTTCCAGGAGACCATCGAGATCTTCCAGCAAAAAAATGAGTCATTCAAGAGTGCGTCTAAAGATGTGGAGGAAGTATCGGTCAGTATCACACAATGTCACTCAAGAGTTACACTGTTTCAAACAAACTTGCTTCCCCGCCGGGTGATTACTCCCTTTTCATGAGCTGACGCCTCTCtgcactgtttctgtttttcttttttaatacaGAATGCAGAGCTGGGGAAGCGTGCCCCGCGTTGGATCCGCGACAATGAAGTGACAATGTGTATGAAATGTAAAGAGTCTTTCAATGCTCTGACACGGCGGAGGCACCACTGCAGAGCCTGTGGCTATGTAAGTAATCTTATTGTCGTTGTGACATGCATAATGCATGTACAGTAGCATGATCAAGGAGTGCTGCAGTGGGGGAA
Protein-coding regions in this window:
- the fgd4a gene encoding FYVE, RhoGEF and PH domain-containing protein 4a, giving the protein MLERPVPHRRMDGFRRVAFRKKPRGLETAELEEEEKKGETGCFQSKNADEDACVAVKIEHSRALGSGLSREHSNPPSVQECLSRAGGGKSEKSRRGVNGRGPSSRPQLPTKPQVPPKPAHLQSPVTELSSPLSHIQKPLLRSGMEEGGGGRGAVNRERAREKHSKVSDLISRFEENSNTENKRDVSPLKISKSSNCSPAHHAYQKQTDTGRIQENRSAADLGSAPAEPQDARKPAANGVLAQMEQDKEKEDKKEGNDESVRIETAGLVNGDMGDGSTEQSDDHSPPHTGRTGTESHMENEDSGTKTESEHRNEEGSTDQKETNEQKLFKIASELLQTEKAYVARLNLLDQEFCAKLMEEANKGTFPVDVVKNIFSNISSINAFHSQFLLPDLEKRMGEWESTPRIGDILQKLTPFLKMYAEYVKNFDKAMEVLKQWTDRSPQFKAIIQEIQSQEACGCLTLQHHMLEPVQRVPRYEMLLKDYLKKLPQDDPDRRDAEKSLEIIATAATHSNSAIRKSENLKKLLEIYEMVGEEEDIVNPSNEFIKEGHILKLAARNTSAMERYLFLFNNMLLYCVPKFSLGGPKYTVRTRIGIDGMKVVETTNEDYPHTFQVSGKERMLELQASSEQDKADWIKAFQETIEIFQQKNESFKSASKDVEEVSNAELGKRAPRWIRDNEVTMCMKCKESFNALTRRRHHCRACGYVVCWKCSDNKAPLEYDGNKPNKVCKDCYSILAGKVVTEEGKKKGILEIEAAQFTGSSIMCGFLQYCEKNKPWQKVWCVIPEKECLVLYLYGAPQDVKAQSTVPLLGYSVDDTARPTDPPASFRLTQSKSVHNFAAETEELKQRWLKVIRVAVTGEVPECPQPNGSNMMDNNNTQDAGTDST